The following are from one region of the Fusarium verticillioides 7600 chromosome 1, whole genome shotgun sequence genome:
- a CDS encoding zinc finger transcription factor ace1: MSFSHPRRRTPVTRPDSDTDNALSLKNSSTLRKGATFHSPTSSSSALDNTFVPPTLPRAQSHLDDVVDANRRRVALALNDIDEALSLDQLSLSPKSSIKTLRDTSLPIPRGFLEGPIVDPKMTKEEERRVLRPRSVRHSRHHESDSGLGTSVASTNEKRGAVTSAKKETKVQTRSAITRSVAAASEKLPSLGPKAINRIHEHTLRPLLAKPTLKEFEPIVLDIPRRIRSKEIICLRDLEKTLIFMAPVSQLLTGFGVWENTYRNLCLKEKTKSATLYLDFCLTSVQCIQATVEYLSDREQIRPADRPYTNGYFLDLKDQILQYGKQLAAKNSGDDMDIDAYVPSFVPLDYPTNSRRRSDEIKLIGGLHEGRPVELVRVRKDGTYISLDTGKPVEVDSDSPMQVKRSLSQQLEDEEEIQRSMARRKKNASPEELAPKKCREPGCNKEFKRPCDLTKHEKTHSRPWKCPVPTCKYHTYGWPTEKEMDRHHNDKHSAAPAMYECMFKPCPYKSKRESNCKQHMEKAHGWTYVRTKTNGKKLPSVAGSVQQQTPPLGNMSTPSSTEYNGVPTPPQNDVTQFVGDFPLYPNDSDWMSINNIPSETLHLDLGMDSTSPASASSYEQYAPYQNGSAFILDNEDLYAAHMQLPAQLPTPEHPVMYNSNLKMMQQQLPMYQQPQQQIPIPTVAPHFSPTGQETAMLYTPNSLRDVDESFDDSFAGDGMDFPLFPNDNGNGMTKTNEYQSLFGEIPSANLGFSQNSQDIFQMMDWSNVDLQQNLGE; the protein is encoded by the coding sequence ATGTCCTTCTCCCACCCTCGTCGAAGGACTCCGGTGACTCGCCCGGACAGCGACACCGACAATGCCCTGTCCCTTAAGAACAGCTCTACCCTCCGTAAGGGTGCGACATTTCACTCTCctacttcatcatcttcggcTCTAGACAACACATTTGTCCCTCCCACGCTGCCTCGGGCTCAGTCTCATTTGGATGATGTCGTCGATGCCAACCGTCGACGTGTGGCCCTGGCTCTGAACGACATCGACGAGGCTCTATCCTTAGATCAGCTCTCCCTGTCGCCAAAGTCTAGTATCAAGACCCTTAGAGACACCAGTCTCCCCATCCCTCGCGGCTTCCTCGAGGGACCTATCGTCGACCCCAAGATgacaaaagaagaggagaggcgCGTTCTGCGCCCTCGCTCTGTTCGCCATTCACGGCACCATGAGTCTGACAGCGGTTTGGGTACATCGGTGGCTTCCACAAACGAGAAGCGGGGTGCAGTCACTTCggcaaagaaggagacaaAGGTGCAAACACGATCCGCCATCACAAGATCCGTTGCCGCAGCATCGGAAAAGCTTCCCTCTCTGGGGCCCAAGGCTATTAACCGCATTCACGAGCACACTTTGCGCCCTTTGTTGGCAAAGCCGACCctcaaggagtttgagcCCATTGTTCTTGACATCCCGCGACGAATTCGATCAAAGGAAATTATTTGCTTgcgagatcttgagaaaaCATTGATCTTTATGGCACCGGTAAGTCAGCTTCTGACTGGTTTTGGCGTTTGGGAAAATACTTATCGCAATTTGTgtttgaaggagaagaccaagtcaGCAACTTTGTACCTGGATTTCTGCCTTACGTCCGTCCAATGCATTCAAGCGACCGTCGAATATCTCAGCGACCGCGAACAAATTCGACCTGCTGACCGGCCTTACACTAACGGATACTTCCTCGACCTGAAGGACCAGATTCTCCAATACGGAAAACAACTTGCCGCAAAGAACAGCGGTGACGATATGGATATCGACGCGTATGTACCCAGCTTTGTTCCCTTGGACTATCCAACTAACTCTCGCCGAAGATCCGACGAGATCAAACTCATCGGTGGTCTCCACGAAGGTCGCCCCGTCGAGCTCGTTCGTGTCCGCAAGGACGGCACATATATCTCTCTCGACACTGGTAAGCCTGTCGAGGTTGACAGCGACTCGCCAATGCAAGTAAAGCGATCCCTGAGTCAGCAGctcgaggacgaggaggagatccaACGATCCATGGCTCGCCGCAAGAAGAATGCTTCACCCGAGGAGCTAGCTCCCAAGAAGTGCCGCGAGCCCGGCTGCAACAAGGAGTTCAAGCGTCCTTGCGATCTCACCAAGCACGAAAAGACTCACTCTCGCCCTTGGAAGTGCCCTGTCCCAACTTGCAAGTATCACACCTATGGATGGCCCACTGAGAAGGAAATGGACCGCCACCACAACGACAAGCACTCTGCTGCCCCTGCAATGTATGAGTGCATGTTCAAGCCTTGCCCTTATAAGTCGAAACGTGAATCCAACTGCAAGCAGCACATGGAGAAAGCCCATGGCTGGACCTACGTTCGAACCAAGACCAATGGAAAGAAGCTGCCATCAGTTGCTGGCAGTGTTCAGCAGCAGACTCCGCCTCTGGGTAACATGTCAACGCCTTCTTCTACTGAATACAACGGTGTGCCCACTCCACCTCAGAACGATGTGACACAATTCGTTGGCGACTTCCCTCTCTACCCTAATGACTCGGACTGGATgtcaatcaacaacattcCCTCCGAGACACTTCACCTGGATCTGGGCATGGATTCCACCTCGCCTGCTTCGGCTAGTTCCTACGAGCAGTATGCCCCATACCAGAATGGCTCGgccttcatcctcgataACGAGGACCTCTATGCTGCTCATATGCAGCTTCCTGCTCAGCTGCCCACACCTGAGCATCCTGTCATGTATAactccaacctcaagatgATGCAACAGCAATTGCCTATGTATCAGCAACCCCAGCAGCAGATTCCCATCCCGACTGTTGCTCCTCACTTTTCGCCAACTGGCCAGGAGACAGCCATGCTTTACACTCCAAACTCATTACgggatgttgatgaaagTTTTGACGACTCCTTTGCAGGAGACGGCATGGACTTTCCGCTCTTCCCTAATGAcaatggcaatggcatgACCAAGACCAATGAATACCAGTCACTGTTTGGTGAAATCCCCAGCGCCAACCTGGGCTTCTCCCAGAATTCCCAGGATATCTTTCAGATGATGGACTGGTCAAACGTTGATTTGCAGCAGAACCTCGGAGAATAG
- a CDS encoding zinc finger transcription factor ace1 — MSFSHPRRRTPVTRPDSDTDNALSLKNSSTLRKGATFHSPTSSSSALDNTFVPPTLPRAQSHLDDVVDANRRRVALALNDIDEALSLDQLSLSPKSSIKTLRDTSLPIPRGFLEGPIVDPKMTKEEERRVLRPRSVRHSRHHESDSGLGTSVASTNEKRGAVTSAKKETKVQTRSAITRSVAAASEKLPSLGPKAINRIHEHTLRPLLAKPTLKEFEPIVLDIPRRIRSKEIICLRDLEKTLIFMAPVSQLLTGFGVWENTYRNLCLKEKTKSATLYLDFCLTSVQCIQATVEYLSDREQIRPADRPYTNGYFLDLKDQILQYGKQLAAKNSGDDMDIDASDEIKLIGGLHEGRPVELVRVRKDGTYISLDTGKPVEVDSDSPMQVKRSLSQQLEDEEEIQRSMARRKKNASPEELAPKKCREPGCNKEFKRPCDLTKHEKTHSRPWKCPVPTCKYHTYGWPTEKEMDRHHNDKHSAAPAMYECMFKPCPYKSKRESNCKQHMEKAHGWTYVRTKTNGKKLPSVAGSVQQQTPPLGNMSTPSSTEYNGVPTPPQNDVTQFVGDFPLYPNDSDWMSINNIPSETLHLDLGMDSTSPASASSYEQYAPYQNGSAFILDNEDLYAAHMQLPAQLPTPEHPVMYNSNLKMMQQQLPMYQQPQQQIPIPTVAPHFSPTGQETAMLYTPNSLRDVDESFDDSFAGDGMDFPLFPNDNGNGMTKTNEYQSLFGEIPSANLGFSQNSQDIFQMMDWSNVDLQQNLGE, encoded by the exons ATGTCCTTCTCCCACCCTCGTCGAAGGACTCCGGTGACTCGCCCGGACAGCGACACCGACAATGCCCTGTCCCTTAAGAACAGCTCTACCCTCCGTAAGGGTGCGACATTTCACTCTCctacttcatcatcttcggcTCTAGACAACACATTTGTCCCTCCCACGCTGCCTCGGGCTCAGTCTCATTTGGATGATGTCGTCGATGCCAACCGTCGACGTGTGGCCCTGGCTCTGAACGACATCGACGAGGCTCTATCCTTAGATCAGCTCTCCCTGTCGCCAAAGTCTAGTATCAAGACCCTTAGAGACACCAGTCTCCCCATCCCTCGCGGCTTCCTCGAGGGACCTATCGTCGACCCCAAGATgacaaaagaagaggagaggcgCGTTCTGCGCCCTCGCTCTGTTCGCCATTCACGGCACCATGAGTCTGACAGCGGTTTGGGTACATCGGTGGCTTCCACAAACGAGAAGCGGGGTGCAGTCACTTCggcaaagaaggagacaaAGGTGCAAACACGATCCGCCATCACAAGATCCGTTGCCGCAGCATCGGAAAAGCTTCCCTCTCTGGGGCCCAAGGCTATTAACCGCATTCACGAGCACACTTTGCGCCCTTTGTTGGCAAAGCCGACCctcaaggagtttgagcCCATTGTTCTTGACATCCCGCGACGAATTCGATCAAAGGAAATTATTTGCTTgcgagatcttgagaaaaCATTGATCTTTATGGCACCGGTAAGTCAGCTTCTGACTGGTTTTGGCGTTTGGGAAAATACTTATCGCAATTTGTgtttgaaggagaagaccaagtcaGCAACTTTGTACCTGGATTTCTGCCTTACGTCCGTCCAATGCATTCAAGCGACCGTCGAATATCTCAGCGACCGCGAACAAATTCGACCTGCTGACCGGCCTTACACTAACGGATACTTCCTCGACCTGAAGGACCAGATTCTCCAATACGGAAAACAACTTGCCGCAAAGAACAGCGGTGACGATATGGATATCGACGC ATCCGACGAGATCAAACTCATCGGTGGTCTCCACGAAGGTCGCCCCGTCGAGCTCGTTCGTGTCCGCAAGGACGGCACATATATCTCTCTCGACACTGGTAAGCCTGTCGAGGTTGACAGCGACTCGCCAATGCAAGTAAAGCGATCCCTGAGTCAGCAGctcgaggacgaggaggagatccaACGATCCATGGCTCGCCGCAAGAAGAATGCTTCACCCGAGGAGCTAGCTCCCAAGAAGTGCCGCGAGCCCGGCTGCAACAAGGAGTTCAAGCGTCCTTGCGATCTCACCAAGCACGAAAAGACTCACTCTCGCCCTTGGAAGTGCCCTGTCCCAACTTGCAAGTATCACACCTATGGATGGCCCACTGAGAAGGAAATGGACCGCCACCACAACGACAAGCACTCTGCTGCCCCTGCAATGTATGAGTGCATGTTCAAGCCTTGCCCTTATAAGTCGAAACGTGAATCCAACTGCAAGCAGCACATGGAGAAAGCCCATGGCTGGACCTACGTTCGAACCAAGACCAATGGAAAGAAGCTGCCATCAGTTGCTGGCAGTGTTCAGCAGCAGACTCCGCCTCTGGGTAACATGTCAACGCCTTCTTCTACTGAATACAACGGTGTGCCCACTCCACCTCAGAACGATGTGACACAATTCGTTGGCGACTTCCCTCTCTACCCTAATGACTCGGACTGGATgtcaatcaacaacattcCCTCCGAGACACTTCACCTGGATCTGGGCATGGATTCCACCTCGCCTGCTTCGGCTAGTTCCTACGAGCAGTATGCCCCATACCAGAATGGCTCGgccttcatcctcgataACGAGGACCTCTATGCTGCTCATATGCAGCTTCCTGCTCAGCTGCCCACACCTGAGCATCCTGTCATGTATAactccaacctcaagatgATGCAACAGCAATTGCCTATGTATCAGCAACCCCAGCAGCAGATTCCCATCCCGACTGTTGCTCCTCACTTTTCGCCAACTGGCCAGGAGACAGCCATGCTTTACACTCCAAACTCATTACgggatgttgatgaaagTTTTGACGACTCCTTTGCAGGAGACGGCATGGACTTTCCGCTCTTCCCTAATGAcaatggcaatggcatgACCAAGACCAATGAATACCAGTCACTGTTTGGTGAAATCCCCAGCGCCAACCTGGGCTTCTCCCAGAATTCCCAGGATATCTTTCAGATGATGGACTGGTCAAACGTTGATTTGCAGCAGAACCTCGGAGAATAG
- a CDS encoding zinc finger transcription factor ace1, with product MSFSHPRRRTPVTRPDSDTDNALSLKNSSTLRKGATFHSPTSSSSALDNTFVPPTLPRAQSHLDDVVDANRRRVALALNDIDEALSLDQLSLSPKSSIKTLRDTSLPIPRGFLEGPIVDPKMTKEEERRVLRPRSVRHSRHHESDSGLGTSVASTNEKRGAVTSAKKETKVQTRSAITRSVAAASEKLPSLGPKAINRIHEHTLRPLLAKPTLKEFEPIVLDIPRRIRSKEIICLRDLEKTLIFMAPTKSATLYLDFCLTSVQCIQATVEYLSDREQIRPADRPYTNGYFLDLKDQILQYGKQLAAKNSGDDMDIDASDEIKLIGGLHEGRPVELVRVRKDGTYISLDTGKPVEVDSDSPMQVKRSLSQQLEDEEEIQRSMARRKKNASPEELAPKKCREPGCNKEFKRPCDLTKHEKTHSRPWKCPVPTCKYHTYGWPTEKEMDRHHNDKHSAAPAMYECMFKPCPYKSKRESNCKQHMEKAHGWTYVRTKTNGKKLPSVAGSVQQQTPPLGNMSTPSSTEYNGVPTPPQNDVTQFVGDFPLYPNDSDWMSINNIPSETLHLDLGMDSTSPASASSYEQYAPYQNGSAFILDNEDLYAAHMQLPAQLPTPEHPVMYNSNLKMMQQQLPMYQQPQQQIPIPTVAPHFSPTGQETAMLYTPNSLRDVDESFDDSFAGDGMDFPLFPNDNGNGMTKTNEYQSLFGEIPSANLGFSQNSQDIFQMMDWSNVDLQQNLGE from the exons ATGTCCTTCTCCCACCCTCGTCGAAGGACTCCGGTGACTCGCCCGGACAGCGACACCGACAATGCCCTGTCCCTTAAGAACAGCTCTACCCTCCGTAAGGGTGCGACATTTCACTCTCctacttcatcatcttcggcTCTAGACAACACATTTGTCCCTCCCACGCTGCCTCGGGCTCAGTCTCATTTGGATGATGTCGTCGATGCCAACCGTCGACGTGTGGCCCTGGCTCTGAACGACATCGACGAGGCTCTATCCTTAGATCAGCTCTCCCTGTCGCCAAAGTCTAGTATCAAGACCCTTAGAGACACCAGTCTCCCCATCCCTCGCGGCTTCCTCGAGGGACCTATCGTCGACCCCAAGATgacaaaagaagaggagaggcgCGTTCTGCGCCCTCGCTCTGTTCGCCATTCACGGCACCATGAGTCTGACAGCGGTTTGGGTACATCGGTGGCTTCCACAAACGAGAAGCGGGGTGCAGTCACTTCggcaaagaaggagacaaAGGTGCAAACACGATCCGCCATCACAAGATCCGTTGCCGCAGCATCGGAAAAGCTTCCCTCTCTGGGGCCCAAGGCTATTAACCGCATTCACGAGCACACTTTGCGCCCTTTGTTGGCAAAGCCGACCctcaaggagtttgagcCCATTGTTCTTGACATCCCGCGACGAATTCGATCAAAGGAAATTATTTGCTTgcgagatcttgagaaaaCATTGATCTTTATGGCACCG accaagtcaGCAACTTTGTACCTGGATTTCTGCCTTACGTCCGTCCAATGCATTCAAGCGACCGTCGAATATCTCAGCGACCGCGAACAAATTCGACCTGCTGACCGGCCTTACACTAACGGATACTTCCTCGACCTGAAGGACCAGATTCTCCAATACGGAAAACAACTTGCCGCAAAGAACAGCGGTGACGATATGGATATCGACGC ATCCGACGAGATCAAACTCATCGGTGGTCTCCACGAAGGTCGCCCCGTCGAGCTCGTTCGTGTCCGCAAGGACGGCACATATATCTCTCTCGACACTGGTAAGCCTGTCGAGGTTGACAGCGACTCGCCAATGCAAGTAAAGCGATCCCTGAGTCAGCAGctcgaggacgaggaggagatccaACGATCCATGGCTCGCCGCAAGAAGAATGCTTCACCCGAGGAGCTAGCTCCCAAGAAGTGCCGCGAGCCCGGCTGCAACAAGGAGTTCAAGCGTCCTTGCGATCTCACCAAGCACGAAAAGACTCACTCTCGCCCTTGGAAGTGCCCTGTCCCAACTTGCAAGTATCACACCTATGGATGGCCCACTGAGAAGGAAATGGACCGCCACCACAACGACAAGCACTCTGCTGCCCCTGCAATGTATGAGTGCATGTTCAAGCCTTGCCCTTATAAGTCGAAACGTGAATCCAACTGCAAGCAGCACATGGAGAAAGCCCATGGCTGGACCTACGTTCGAACCAAGACCAATGGAAAGAAGCTGCCATCAGTTGCTGGCAGTGTTCAGCAGCAGACTCCGCCTCTGGGTAACATGTCAACGCCTTCTTCTACTGAATACAACGGTGTGCCCACTCCACCTCAGAACGATGTGACACAATTCGTTGGCGACTTCCCTCTCTACCCTAATGACTCGGACTGGATgtcaatcaacaacattcCCTCCGAGACACTTCACCTGGATCTGGGCATGGATTCCACCTCGCCTGCTTCGGCTAGTTCCTACGAGCAGTATGCCCCATACCAGAATGGCTCGgccttcatcctcgataACGAGGACCTCTATGCTGCTCATATGCAGCTTCCTGCTCAGCTGCCCACACCTGAGCATCCTGTCATGTATAactccaacctcaagatgATGCAACAGCAATTGCCTATGTATCAGCAACCCCAGCAGCAGATTCCCATCCCGACTGTTGCTCCTCACTTTTCGCCAACTGGCCAGGAGACAGCCATGCTTTACACTCCAAACTCATTACgggatgttgatgaaagTTTTGACGACTCCTTTGCAGGAGACGGCATGGACTTTCCGCTCTTCCCTAATGAcaatggcaatggcatgACCAAGACCAATGAATACCAGTCACTGTTTGGTGAAATCCCCAGCGCCAACCTGGGCTTCTCCCAGAATTCCCAGGATATCTTTCAGATGATGGACTGGTCAAACGTTGATTTGCAGCAGAACCTCGGAGAATAG
- a CDS encoding zinc finger transcription factor ace1 yields the protein MSFSHPRRRTPVTRPDSDTDNALSLKNSSTLRKGATFHSPTSSSSALDNTFVPPTLPRAQSHLDDVVDANRRRVALALNDIDEALSLDQLSLSPKSSIKTLRDTSLPIPRGFLEGPIVDPKMTKEEERRVLRPRSVRHSRHHESDSGLGTSVASTNEKRGAVTSAKKETKVQTRSAITRSVAAASEKLPSLGPKAINRIHEHTLRPLLAKPTLKEFEPIVLDIPRRIRSKEIICLRDLEKTLIFMAPEKTKSATLYLDFCLTSVQCIQATVEYLSDREQIRPADRPYTNGYFLDLKDQILQYGKQLAAKNSGDDMDIDASDEIKLIGGLHEGRPVELVRVRKDGTYISLDTGKPVEVDSDSPMQVKRSLSQQLEDEEEIQRSMARRKKNASPEELAPKKCREPGCNKEFKRPCDLTKHEKTHSRPWKCPVPTCKYHTYGWPTEKEMDRHHNDKHSAAPAMYECMFKPCPYKSKRESNCKQHMEKAHGWTYVRTKTNGKKLPSVAGSVQQQTPPLGNMSTPSSTEYNGVPTPPQNDVTQFVGDFPLYPNDSDWMSINNIPSETLHLDLGMDSTSPASASSYEQYAPYQNGSAFILDNEDLYAAHMQLPAQLPTPEHPVMYNSNLKMMQQQLPMYQQPQQQIPIPTVAPHFSPTGQETAMLYTPNSLRDVDESFDDSFAGDGMDFPLFPNDNGNGMTKTNEYQSLFGEIPSANLGFSQNSQDIFQMMDWSNVDLQQNLGE from the exons ATGTCCTTCTCCCACCCTCGTCGAAGGACTCCGGTGACTCGCCCGGACAGCGACACCGACAATGCCCTGTCCCTTAAGAACAGCTCTACCCTCCGTAAGGGTGCGACATTTCACTCTCctacttcatcatcttcggcTCTAGACAACACATTTGTCCCTCCCACGCTGCCTCGGGCTCAGTCTCATTTGGATGATGTCGTCGATGCCAACCGTCGACGTGTGGCCCTGGCTCTGAACGACATCGACGAGGCTCTATCCTTAGATCAGCTCTCCCTGTCGCCAAAGTCTAGTATCAAGACCCTTAGAGACACCAGTCTCCCCATCCCTCGCGGCTTCCTCGAGGGACCTATCGTCGACCCCAAGATgacaaaagaagaggagaggcgCGTTCTGCGCCCTCGCTCTGTTCGCCATTCACGGCACCATGAGTCTGACAGCGGTTTGGGTACATCGGTGGCTTCCACAAACGAGAAGCGGGGTGCAGTCACTTCggcaaagaaggagacaaAGGTGCAAACACGATCCGCCATCACAAGATCCGTTGCCGCAGCATCGGAAAAGCTTCCCTCTCTGGGGCCCAAGGCTATTAACCGCATTCACGAGCACACTTTGCGCCCTTTGTTGGCAAAGCCGACCctcaaggagtttgagcCCATTGTTCTTGACATCCCGCGACGAATTCGATCAAAGGAAATTATTTGCTTgcgagatcttgagaaaaCATTGATCTTTATGGCACCG gagaagaccaagtcaGCAACTTTGTACCTGGATTTCTGCCTTACGTCCGTCCAATGCATTCAAGCGACCGTCGAATATCTCAGCGACCGCGAACAAATTCGACCTGCTGACCGGCCTTACACTAACGGATACTTCCTCGACCTGAAGGACCAGATTCTCCAATACGGAAAACAACTTGCCGCAAAGAACAGCGGTGACGATATGGATATCGACGC ATCCGACGAGATCAAACTCATCGGTGGTCTCCACGAAGGTCGCCCCGTCGAGCTCGTTCGTGTCCGCAAGGACGGCACATATATCTCTCTCGACACTGGTAAGCCTGTCGAGGTTGACAGCGACTCGCCAATGCAAGTAAAGCGATCCCTGAGTCAGCAGctcgaggacgaggaggagatccaACGATCCATGGCTCGCCGCAAGAAGAATGCTTCACCCGAGGAGCTAGCTCCCAAGAAGTGCCGCGAGCCCGGCTGCAACAAGGAGTTCAAGCGTCCTTGCGATCTCACCAAGCACGAAAAGACTCACTCTCGCCCTTGGAAGTGCCCTGTCCCAACTTGCAAGTATCACACCTATGGATGGCCCACTGAGAAGGAAATGGACCGCCACCACAACGACAAGCACTCTGCTGCCCCTGCAATGTATGAGTGCATGTTCAAGCCTTGCCCTTATAAGTCGAAACGTGAATCCAACTGCAAGCAGCACATGGAGAAAGCCCATGGCTGGACCTACGTTCGAACCAAGACCAATGGAAAGAAGCTGCCATCAGTTGCTGGCAGTGTTCAGCAGCAGACTCCGCCTCTGGGTAACATGTCAACGCCTTCTTCTACTGAATACAACGGTGTGCCCACTCCACCTCAGAACGATGTGACACAATTCGTTGGCGACTTCCCTCTCTACCCTAATGACTCGGACTGGATgtcaatcaacaacattcCCTCCGAGACACTTCACCTGGATCTGGGCATGGATTCCACCTCGCCTGCTTCGGCTAGTTCCTACGAGCAGTATGCCCCATACCAGAATGGCTCGgccttcatcctcgataACGAGGACCTCTATGCTGCTCATATGCAGCTTCCTGCTCAGCTGCCCACACCTGAGCATCCTGTCATGTATAactccaacctcaagatgATGCAACAGCAATTGCCTATGTATCAGCAACCCCAGCAGCAGATTCCCATCCCGACTGTTGCTCCTCACTTTTCGCCAACTGGCCAGGAGACAGCCATGCTTTACACTCCAAACTCATTACgggatgttgatgaaagTTTTGACGACTCCTTTGCAGGAGACGGCATGGACTTTCCGCTCTTCCCTAATGAcaatggcaatggcatgACCAAGACCAATGAATACCAGTCACTGTTTGGTGAAATCCCCAGCGCCAACCTGGGCTTCTCCCAGAATTCCCAGGATATCTTTCAGATGATGGACTGGTCAAACGTTGATTTGCAGCAGAACCTCGGAGAATAG